The genome window CTAAACATTTCCCACGAAGCCCCGCTTAGCCAAAACAGCAtttctgtgtgtagtgtatCTATAAAAGGTGAATAGTTGAGGTGAAAGAGCTTTATGACTGGTGTAAAATTTCCTTCCTGCTGAAAACTCTGGAAGAAGTGTGTCTAAAAAATgtgaatcatttttattcatttagaattCTCTCCCATCTGAACCTTAAAAACCTCTCGACTATGCTTCAGTCTGTGCTGCTTGTACAATATTTTACCTTTCGATTAAGGTTCAAAGTGCATCATTATTTATAGCaggatattatatatatactcaGACTCTATTCTAAAGCCTCTGGCTGTTATATATACAGGTATTGCAGCTCCAGATGAAGTCAGTCCTGCTCGGGAATGTTCACTCACTCAGTAACCGCTttccgcacacacacattcacacactcgttcataCCTAGGGGTAATAAATCTTAGCTAATCAGTGCTAATCACTTGCAGTATCTAATGTCTTTTCTTTGTTCTGTTTGCATCCAAATGGCTAGGTACATTTATCTCGGCCTTTACGGTGCTGTGCGGCGCCAGGACGGATCTGCCGGACAGACACGTGTGCTGCGTGTTTTGGCTCAACATCGCTGCTGCCTTCATCCAGATCATCACTGCCGTGGTCATGGTGGGCTGGATCATGAGCATATTCTGGGGCATGGACATGGTTATCCTTGCAAGTGAGCATCATACTTGCTACTAGAAACACACTGTAGCTCAAACAGTGAGACGCTGCCTTATGCTAGACCAGATATAGATCTGTGTCTGTAGGTTAACATGAACTTAAAAGTTTAGATTTAAACTTTTCTGATATTACGTGCTCGAGGTTACGATGGTTGGTAAGGATCAAGAAGCAGTGGAACCAGTGTTTCCACTCTTCCAGAGCTACCTCAGTGGCCAGTAGTTCAATGTTCTCCACATTGTAGGTAAATTCTGCTGTTTTGAGTTTTCTGGAGGAGAAGGCACATGGATTTAACTTGGGGAGGGAGAGGGGGTGTTAATGGGTTGCGGTTCCCATTGTGTTGTGAGAGGGTCAGTCCTGTGCCTCTCTCGGAGACTGCAGCGAACAGCATGGAAGCACTGGTGAGTCAGTCCCTGTGTGTTTAGAAGGCCACTGATCTGACTTCAGTCTTTTTTGCTTCCTCTTGAATCCTGATAAGACAGTTTTCATACAGTCTCATTACACACTTAGCCTTTAGCTGTTATGGAATCTCACTGCATATCCTGTATCAGtcaataaaatttgttttaccTGCTGTTCAATACTTTTTTAGTTGCACATATTCTAGAGTAAACGAATGTTTAAGCCATGGTTCAGATCCACTTCTACACCGTAGATTTGAAAGCATCTCTGCCATCTTAATGTGCAGATTTGTAGTCCTGTGACCAGTGATAATTGTTACTGTATGACTGTAAAGATCAGATAGAAATCACTGTCATAACTGCTTTATGTGAACAACTGAGagaacatttttctatttttttttctaaagtaaTTCCTTCAAACCCACTGTAACCATTGCTCCTGTTGTCCTTCTGTTTTGCCAGTGTAGTATTTGACTGCATATGTTTGAAAGTCATTGCTATATTTGTATGCTGTCAAAAATTAACAGTTATTTTCCGATTTATTTTCCATGCTACCCTGCCTCAATCAAAAGTCTCTGAAGGTAGGTTCACTGCATGGCCTTTGTTCTACTTCCTTAAACACAACAGTTGGATAATATTGCTTTATAAATTCCATATAATATCAAAATAAGGCACTTGTTAATTTATGCTGCACTTACTTTCTTGTTAAATGGTTCAGTTGGTGCTTTGAGGCAGGTCTGATTACAGCTCAGCCTGGCCAGCCACTCAACCTA of Pangasianodon hypophthalmus isolate fPanHyp1 chromosome 30, fPanHyp1.pri, whole genome shotgun sequence contains these proteins:
- the stum gene encoding protein stum homolog, translated to MEQKETEVNEKGVSSTSGVVVQVREKKGALRAAIPCMPFPVAVICLFLNTFIPGLGTFISAFTVLCGARTDLPDRHVCCVFWLNIAAAFIQIITAVVMVGWIMSIFWGMDMVILASEHHTCY